Part of the Triticum aestivum cultivar Chinese Spring chromosome 4D, IWGSC CS RefSeq v2.1, whole genome shotgun sequence genome is shown below.
TTTAGTACCTAAATACAGTGCTTTCCTTGTTCCCAGATTTGTAAAAACGATGTCCTAGGTGAGAGTGTCtgtactacctctgttccaaaatagaagACATTCCAGAAAGCGCGCATTTTAAAAAAATTGAGTTGGAGCTTTTTTTTCATTTGATGAGGTGAAAATAATATCATCATAAGTGCTCTAACTTCTTTTCCATAATATCATAGTTTTATAACATTTTATCGATCTTGTGCAAAATGTAGGGCCAAACTTGTATATTTGAGATTGTGCAAACTTTAAAACACCATCAATTTAGAAATGGAGGGATTGCATTTTCTTCGATATTTTCTTTCGTCCGTGATAACTTATGAAATACTCCAATAATATTATTGGTAATTTCACATCAACCACTCCCTTTCTGCATGACAAGGTAGCACTGGTTGGTCTGCTGTGAGTGGTGACGCATGTAACTTTTCTTGAGATGGACATCACAACTATTATTCCTAACCACGGCAGTCACTACTCTTCTAATGGCAAGTTGTTATGATTACTATAATCGAGTGATTCACCTTTTGTTGATTGAGAGCTCGTCTTTGAGTGAAACTTAAACTGAATTAGGTGCACCTAATAAGATTCACGGTTGTGTGCCAAATCTCTGCCTTTTCATATGGTCGTTTGGCTACAACAGCCAATTTGTCTCTTCTTCAGTGAATCATCTTTTGCAATTTGCAAGCTACCATGGCTGTCAGGAAACAGAGCGAATCTGAGGGTAGTAACTCTTCCATGTAAAATGCCGAAAAACAttgtactccctctgatccatattaattgtcacaGCTTTAGCACAACTTTAGTAGATTTTTGAGTTGAAGAGCTTTGTGTTCTATTAGTGAGACATGATCATACGTGTTTTTTTTCTTGCGGGGGACATGATCATACGTGTTAAAAAGCGACGATTGCTACATACATTGTTGATCACAGTGGCAGCTGAAATAGCATTTTTGATGTACCTGCTAATACACTCAGGTTCCAAGAAGCAGAAAGCCGGTAGAGGAGAAACCACTGCAGAAAAGGGAGAGCAAGACCAATATCATCTCCAGGACTAAGCAAAGACCCACTGCATCTCCGAAACCAGATGTTCTCCACAAGCCCGGCGCGCAGAGAAGCCCCAGCATTGCCACCAAGACGAGCGAGAAGCGACCCCCCACTCCCGGCGGTGCATCGCCGGACGACATGGTCAAGGTTTCTCCTCCCCGTTCGACATCGGCGACGACGATGGGCGCCTCGTGGGAATCGCTTCCACCGGCCCTCCAGACTCTCGGATCGGTACAGTTCGTTCAAAAACCTCTGTTTGGATGCGTCAGGATTGTGCTGTTTTAAGTTGCGGAATTTTGACTTGTTTTCAAAAATGGTGTTGTGCATGACGTGTAGGGAGTCATGAGTTATAGGGATGCTGCAGAGATGGCCGCTGTGGAGGCCATGCAGGAAGCTTCTGCTGCAGAGATTGTGCTCAGATGTCTCAGGTGAGCTGCTCTTCATTCTTCAGGACATGTACTAGTTTTCAAAATGTTTCAGTATGTACCAAAATTAATGAAAATTTCAAAATTTCGGTGAAATTGCACTGAAAGTGAAAACCATATATAATATGAGAACGAACTGACCAGGTTTGCTTTACACAGTGCCTTCGCGGATTTGGCCGCCACCGCCGGCAAGCAGTCGCCGCAGCAGACCGTGGACGAGTTCCTCGCGCTCCAAGCCGCGAttgcccgctccaccgccgcgctCGGCAACCAGCAACGGAGTGGCCACGCCGGCGAGTGGCTGCACGCGGCGGTCACCGCCGACCTGTCGCCTTTCTCGCTCTACACCGCCCCGTCGTCGTCGTCCAGGAAGCGGGGCACCGAGTCGCCTGCCGTCTCCGCCACGCCGAGGCCGGTGGCCGCCGCGGAGGAGGCCGACACCTGGCtggagacggcggcgagggagcTCGGGGAGGAGATGTGCGCGTGGTTCGTCGGGCACGTGGACCGGCTGCTCGAAGCCGACGTGGCCGGGACGCTGGGACAGCTCAAGAGGGTCAACGACTGGCTGGACGACGTCGGGCTCCGGACGGACGCCGTCGAGCGGCTGAAGCAGAAGATCTTCGGGTACCTGCTGGATCACGTCGAGTCGGCGGTGGTCGCGTTAAACGGCGGCGTTGCATCCAACCGGAGAAAATAGACTAGACGAGTGTATATGCTGTGCCGGAGCAAAGCTAAAATGTACGCAAATGATAATGCCACAGGTATGGTATTAAGTAAGACCGCCCTAACGTTTTTAGGCCCTCAACTATGCGATCGGTGTCACATTTTTGTAAAGCGAGGCACGTACAAGCAGATTGCAATCAAACTTTTTTTAGCACCAGGCACACAACATAGAAGATCTGGCATCGTCCAGGTCGGACACACATACATATAAACCAGTAATATAGGAGCCGAGCTTACCTAACCACCAACGTCTCGGATTGTGTCTTTGCGTCAGAAAGGACAACATCTCGCTTAGTTTATTGGCCCCAGAAATATGGCATCAGAGCAAGTTGATGCATCGATGCCCAGAATTTTTAGTTCGGCACCGGCTGGGCAACATAGGGTCAAGGCCAGCCTTAACATCATAGAGACCCTAGTGCGATTGAGGCGCAATGAACATTAACATATTAACATATATACTTTCAATAATATATATCATACATCATGAAAAATATAAAGGCATTAACATAAAAATATAATTTTAGCTAGCAAATAAACATAATTTTCAAATGAACATTACTACTATGGATGATCTATTGTTATGGTGATTAGTGTCCTGGTCTCTAAAGATAATTTTTGGTTATGGATGATCTCTTGTTATGATGCATAATTTCAGATTTTTTATTCGGTTCCAATTTTAAGTTGGATAAATAATTGGATAGACAAAAGATGAAAATTACTCTTGACTCTTGCCATGGATTGGATAGACAAAAGATGAAAATTACTCTTGCCATGGATTGGATAGACAAAAGATCAATTCCTTGTCCCTATAGCCACTTCGATTGATGATGAAAATTACATTCTTTATTTGACATGAAAATTACGCTGGCCATGGATACTAGATGACGGATAATTTACATTCTTCATTTTATGATTTAGATGATGCATGGCCAGAGTAATGCTGGAAGTGGCATGAAAATTACTCAATGCTAGATGGTGCATATTTTTAGATTTTCAATGTTGTTCCAATTTTAAGTTGGGTAAATAATTGGATAAACAAATGATGAACTCAATAGTAGTTGGACAAACAATTTCAACCCAATGTCCAGCATTACAAAAGTTGCCGCATCTAATATTACAACTTCTAGTTGGCTACGGCCTGCATGACGCTCTCATATAGTTCATGATCACAGTCTAAAACATTAGGAAGATTTCCTGCCCGTTCTAGGCCATCCTTGTACATGTGAGGGATCTTGTAGTCGTTGCCTCCACCTCTCTTCATGACCTCAATTAAGCAGCCTTGTAGTGTTAGGAAAATTCTGTTTATCTTATTAGCATCATAGGCATCATATTCATGCTGCACATTGTTGATTAGCTCATCTAAACTGTTAGACACCAGCGTATCCGACATGGAATGTAGTGAAGAAAATAGGCCAAGGTCTAGGAAGTTCATATCGGGTGAGTTCGAGGGTTGTTGCATGAGGCGAATATCAAGCCCAGTTTGTGCAACAGCATTAAGGAAACCTGGGTCATTACTTGGGACATGTGAGGGCGCATTGTCTTGCTGGATCCATATGGTCTCACTTGCGAGCTCTTGAGGCCAAACAGCTTGAATAGCTGGTAGTACCTTTTCAATCAAAAAATGCCTCGACGTTTCTCTCTTTACTGAGATTGTTTTGGTGATTAGTGTCCCTCTTGGACGGTAATCACTTTTCCTTGGCGCTAGCTCCTACAAACAACAACCCAAATCAAGTAAGATTAAGTACTGATGTGCATAATGAATAAAAGAATTAAAGGTTGAAATTCACCTTTTCGATAAAGGGCCAAATGCCTATCTTCCCATCAAAAATGCAAATACCTTCTGCATTGTATCTAGGCCTGGCGATAGCAACCAAAAACATGATTTTGCCAATGGAGTTCTTATTTTGCACAGTCCTATGTGGGTCTTCTTCTAATGGCAGCCTATTTTGAGTAGTGTTAAACCACTTTGCATCTATATGGATTATGTTTCGCATATCCCTGAACGTGGGTCTATTCATGGTCTTCTGAGTAGTGTTAAACCACTTTGCATCTATATGGATTATGTTTCGCATATCCCTGAACGTGGGTCTATTTTGCAAACTTTGCCGGTCAAACATAGAGAGACAAAACTGCAGCCTGGCCTTTTTGTTTGCTTCCTTCAAATATGGTTTGAGTGAGCTTGAATGCCTATCGAGCAAGTCGTCCGTAAACATCCTATGTAGTGTGCTTTTCTTCACACCCAAAGCTCTTGCGAGGCTACGTATAGTTCTCCTTTGACTCCGAGGAATCTCAGCAACCATATTGAGGTCAACTACAATCCTGTTACGCCCACTGTTTTTCAGCTTCCTCGATCTTCATCAACGGGTACGCCTTGTCGAAGACACTCCTTCGCTCTCCTCCAAACACGCCTGACCTTGTGCACTGAAACATGGAACATGTTTGCAACTTCTCTAGTTGTGGTCTTCTTTAATTTCTGATTGACACTTCTTGCTGGCAAATCTTCATAAATACCAGTCCTTTGCAAATCTTTTAAATTCTTGTATTTGTCTTCATCATGAACTTGCTCATTATCTTGTTCCTCTTGCTCGACATGCATGTCTTCTTATGGTGTTGAATCATACATGGCTTCATCTGGTTCTGAATCATCAAGCTCCTCTTCCTCAAACTGAATCTCTATGTCACCTGCATACACACCATAGTCCTCCTGGTCAACTTCAAGGTTATGTAGAGCTTCATTCATTGCTTGCACTTCCTCTTCTATGCTCTGGAAAACACCACCTTATTCTTCAAGTTCATCGTCTACAAGATCAGGATTAGCTACTGTATGCAAAAGAATTAAACAAGAAGAGTTGAATAGATCAGCAAAGAGTACCTGGGTTCATGTTTAGATCAAAGTGATGTTTGGGCTGGAGTTCTTCATGCAAGGCAtcttcaagttcatcatctaaaAGGTGAGATTTTGTGAGTAGTTGGGTATGATTGTAATTAAACATTCAAATGTGCTATTACTAAATTCTGTACTAACCTGATTCATCTGATTCATGCAGATCCTCCTCTCCATGGGCAACATGGGGCTGATGTTCATCTTCTACCTCAAGGCACCATCATGATTAGCTACTGTATGCAAAATAATTGAACAAGAAGAATTGAACAAATAATTAAAGAGTACCTGGGTCCATGTTTAGATCAAAGTGGTGTTCAAGCTGGAGTTCATCATGCAAGGCAGCCTCATCTTCTTCCTGTAGAGGTTGCTCATGCAAGGCAGCTTCATGTTCTTCCTCATCTGGTGTTGCTATGTTCAAGCCCATGGCCATGGATAGTGTGTGTGGTGTACTGTTTGCTTCATGTGAGCTGCCTTTTGTAGCTGGGTTAGACGCTTGGGTTGTAATTTCTCTGGCGCCAAGTAGTACTATTGTTACTTTAGTAGTTTAAATGGCGGGAACAGTGAAAGTGGAGCTCAGCTCTCTGGCGCCAAGTACTTTCTGGTATTTGGATTGATTTTTGCTTTGTGTTGGCATTAATTGTACACTTGAATCGAAGCAACACCACGGCTGCCAGTAGCTTAAATGAGGGGTGGAAGGGGGTTTCAGCAAAATTCCTTAATTTGTCTTGAAACACCCAGACGCACACTTTCTagcggacagagggagtatgtgatTATACAATGCAAATAATGATTATAATGTACTCAACTATAAATAACTATTGAATAAATACAACATGCTAAAGTGCACCGAGGAGGGGGCATGTGCCCCCTGTCCATCTTATCAAGTAGTCTTTTTTTGCCACCATGCTGCATTAATTGTATACTTGTGAATAAGATTAGCATGCAGTATATATCTATCTCTAATGGCATGACTTATTGGGGGGAAATGTGTATTGATTACTCACCAGGGGGAAGTCCTAATGAGAATGAGGTGGCTGAAGAGATCTCCGCGACGAATTGAGGCTAGAATTCCAACGAAGCCAGACGTAGAATGTCCAACAAGAACGCATTGGGAGATGTCGTAATGTTGAAGAACAACAATGAGGTCCTCGACGTATCCATCGAGTGTTTCGTACCTAtgcctgcactacaaaaaaagacacatccgtgacattttgggccgaacgaaaaaattaTGTCCTACTtataacacttctatgacgataattgtgacaaaacccggtatcatcatagatgtggtgggctcctacttctatgacagaaaatcatgacagaaaatgggcttttcgtcctgggcgggccggagacgcaggtgcatgacattctttaggccgtccatgacggaaaaaaccgtggtagaagtgagggcgaggaaaatttcggggagttcccggttatggtgggtggtcgggggccgagcaatgcgtgtttctctcgtacacgtacgtgcatatgtgcgaggcgttgggctctaactgaacccgaacgaggtgttgggctctaactgaacccgagcgattgcactagctacgttactgaacccgagtgattccttcgctactgctgctaactgaagccgatcgatgctggctctgaatgaatagtgagcgttgctgggggggtcggatgaacagttcccggtgggggtggatgaacaagaccccgtggtgttgcctctggatgaacaggaccgcgattgatcgagccggttggggctggatgaacagggccccgtggagggctggatgaataggacgacctcgtggagggctggatgaacagtagacggtggagggctggatgaacagtagcccgtggatgggtggttgaacaggagcccgtggaaagggctggttgaacagtagccggtggagtagcgcgcggtgaaggctggatgaacaggagcccgtggatgaacagttgcaggtggaggctgcaggaggtcgacggtggatgaacagtagcccgtggaggctggagggggtcgacggtggagatgaacagtatcccgtggagttccgttttgcggtacgccacacccctcctgatgaacaggacccccgtttcgaccgtagcgctccaacacaagtccgtttcctccgttttgcggtatgccacacccctcccgatcaacaggaccccgtttcgaccgtaggaggtccaacacaagtctgtttcctccgttttgcggtacgccagacccctcccgatgaacaggatcccgtttcgaacgtggtcggtcgaacacaaggctgtttcctccgttatgcggtacgccaggcctcgtttccatcggttgttccgtccaagccctcccgatgaacacgacgacgcattccgttccgacccagccggttggctccccatgaacacgatgacgacgctgtttctccgttctgacccagccatgtacacgagccctggtcgtacgtatgcgcgagtaggcgttcgagaacccttccgtatgtacgtacgtggccgtattttctttcttgcacactggccgctgtacgtacgtgtacatgctacatgcgcgcctctacatcgaccagtatgtacgtacacgttcgcgaccagaatgacaacgctacgtacgctttgaccaggtgggtcccgactgtcaggcac
Proteins encoded:
- the LOC123099599 gene encoding uncharacterized protein; the encoded protein is MEKPKRSSQPSHRRFESLDVKRSSSSLNMSTSSLRSINEEDRGAAAAHAGRRPTVVRFAPTPTPPRPSSSSGTRRGSHLAPQLQAPKAARPATAAVRPASPSGPKPARPSPAESGPKATRRSWGCTGSSGDQKERVTGDVIGGERSKGAAATLVRSSSVPRSRKPVEEKPLQKRESKTNIISRTKQRPTASPKPDVLHKPGAQRSPSIATKTSEKRPPTPGGASPDDMVKVSPPRSTSATTMGASWESLPPALQTLGSGVMSYRDAAEMAAVEAMQEASAAEIVLRCLSAFADLAATAGKQSPQQTVDEFLALQAAIARSTAALGNQQRSGHAGEWLHAAVTADLSPFSLYTAPSSSSRKRGTESPAVSATPRPVAAAEEADTWLETAARELGEEMCAWFVGHVDRLLEADVAGTLGQLKRVNDWLDDVGLRTDAVERLKQKIFGYLLDHVESAVVALNGGVASNRRK